cgaaagctttttttcctattgaaaaaCAATTAACTTGTTTTAAGACAGCTTCCAGGCACCATACATATTCATTACagatttctgaagggaaaaactgTCTGAATGCATTTAAACTTCTAAGAGCAGACTTGTAGATGGATAGGCTGCTATCACTCAAGACATAACAGAGAGCAAGAAAGTTCTATCAGCAGATTAAGTAATGGCAGAAAAGCCAAGGGCAGGCACTGGGTGTTTGCAGAGGCTGTAGAACTGCAGTAATCCTTGAAATTGTGACAAGTGCACAATTGCTATAGAAGCTTAGCAAAGCTTATCTCTTCCTTAGTTTGAAGTATGTTGTGAAACATGCTTCACGCATTTGACATGCTGGATCCTTtaatgaagtaattttaaaagcttattttgataAAAAATAAGCTCAAATTTTACATTTAACATCAAACTATGAAAGTGTAAAATAGTTCCAAAAACTAATGCTTTATACAGGtgcttttaatatatttcagcAATGTTAagatatatttaataaaagtagAGAATTTAACAATCACTACCTTATGGTATTTTTACTAAACATAAATGAAATAGCTCACAAAAATTTAAAGTGTTGgattttttaatcctgttttaaTACAACTTTATCAGTGCAGATTTCAATGAGCTGTTAACAAAACATCAAAATCTTTATAAAATAGAGATTAAAGTGAAAAACTGTCTGTGAACTTCTTTCAAATAACAATTAAAGGTCTTCTTTCTTGATAGCATTCCTCGCTGATCTCTCCCTTCggaatcctttttttctctctactttcTCCTTAAACCTTTCctcaaagtatttttcttctgtggccctttctctctgctgctcttcctcagTCTGCTTTACGTTCATTTCCTTTTCAGGACCCTAACATTAAGATCATAGACTTATACTGGCTCTGTACCAATATCATCTTGCTAAGATTAGatggagaattttaaaaatctggcaATAAAGAACCAAAACAGACACAAGAATTTCACATATTACCTTTGTTTCTCCCCAGGTTTCATCTCCAAAGTCTTCTGCATATTCTTCATCATCAGTTATCAAAAAGTTGTCAAAAATTGTGCCAGCTCTCACCTTTgcgggaagagggaagaaaaagaaaaaaaccaaaacccaatgCGCTTCCGTTTTCCTAAGTTTTAATCTCATCTTTTAATCATGTATTTGTATCATACTAAAATATATTAATCACGTGAAGAACTCTTTAGTTACACATTTgcagaaaaattctttttttaaaagagaactaTTTGCAAAAATCTAAAAAACTTGCCTTAACTTAAGGCACTTTACCACTCTTCTAAGAAGTTAGAAGTCTGATCATTGAGTAGTAAGGAAGCCTGGGGTAGGGGAGGAAAAGATCCCAGAGGCACCTCCAGAGGACAGTTTTCTCCTCATTCATTTTTGGGGGAGAACCAACTCCTTGAAGCCTCAGTTAAGCACCTCAAGTCAAGTGGGATGAGTCATACTTTACAACATTTGTAAATTAAACAGAATGGTTTAGGCCCCTCAATTATCTGTAGGCGATTACTAACTACAATAGAAAAATCAGTCTGTCTTACAGATTTAGTAATTttgtacatatatttaaataacagcAAGTTAAAAATATAGGTCATCAGCTAAGATCCCAGAACAACAGATAATATCTATATGCAAAGGGTAAACGGGCTCTTGTATACTCAATGACAAGTTCTTTATTTTCTACTGTGTGCAGAAAGGCAACTGACCTGCCAGATATCTAGTCCAATGATGCTAATGTTTTCATAGCTGTAGATACTGAAGTCTGGTGAGTAATTTGGATTGTCAATCTGCGGATGGGGCCAAACTCCTCTGTAATTTGGGTTATCAATCTGCCTTGGTTTCCATTCACCCTACAATAAACCACATGTTCTGACTACAGTCAGGCAAAAAACAGTTGCTTTAGAGCTCCCCATAACTAGAATTATTAAATGATTTATACTCTGTATAGAGGATTCTTGACCATAGGACGATGCCATTCTCCATTCACAGAATCATCCCAGTCTTCAGGTTTCCGAGCACTAGTGTCCGTAATGTATTCAGGTTCATCCCAATCCTATAAAAAGATATGGGAGGATTAAGAAAGTAAAAAAGCACCGCAGTTAAACTATCCTTGAGCTGTGGCATCGAATATGTATTTAGTAAGAATGAAATAACCCAGAAATACAGAATAAGAACATATTCAAGAGAGCCAGTTACCTCAGGTTTGACATCATTCGGATCATCAATTTGGACTCGATCATCCCAGTCACTGGGTTTCTTCACTCTTGGATCATTTATTTTCCTTGGTGGCAAAAAATCTAAATCATCTTCTAAATTGCCTGATGCAACCATTTCATTATCAATTTTGACTTTATAAGTCTGATCTGGCCTTATAATCAAAGTATACAAATGTGTATATCCATCAACCTgggttttaaagaaaggaaataaaatgttctaAGTACCTTGAAAAACATAGCTCTTATGAACAGCCTTGCATCAGAATTATAATACTAATCTATAATGGATTCATCCTAAGCAGTAAAATCATTACATTGTAATATTAATCTGTATTAGAAGTTATTTGAAGACCCAAAATTATGATTACTATTAAGATatgatgaaaaatgaaacttctcAAAAGGTGATGTATATTCAGAATAGATTTTAATGTCGATATCCCCGTAGCTTGGCGCTTTTTTGAAATGTATGCATCTTTGAAGTTTACATTTACCTTGCATCTGATTGGTTTCTTGATTGGATGGGGTTTGTTCTTGTAATTTAAAATAACGTGGACTTTCTTTGTCTCGGATCCACAAATATC
This sequence is a window from Struthio camelus isolate bStrCam1 chromosome 26, bStrCam1.hap1, whole genome shotgun sequence. Protein-coding genes within it:
- the CALR3 gene encoding calreticulin-3 isoform X1, whose product is MAAAGPRRGPGCAPAVGALRLLLLLGAALGPARAAVYFQEQFLDGANWHKRWMNSEYKPDLGKFKLTAGKFYGDPVRDKGLQTSENSKFYAISSRFKPFSNKGKTLVIQYTVKHEQKIDCGGGYVKIFSSNLDQKNLSGDSNYYIMFGPDICGSETKKVHVILNYKNKPHPIKKPIRCKVDGYTHLYTLIIRPDQTYKVKIDNEMVASGNLEDDLDFLPPRKINDPRVKKPSDWDDRVQIDDPNDVKPEDWDEPEYITDTSARKPEDWDDSVNGEWHRPMVKNPLYRGEWKPRQIDNPNYRGVWPHPQIDNPNYSPDFSIYSYENISIIGLDIWQVRAGTIFDNFLITDDEEYAEDFGDETWGETKGPEKEMNVKQTEEEQQRERATEEKYFEERFKEKVERKKGFRRERSARNAIKKEDL
- the CALR3 gene encoding calreticulin-3 isoform X2, producing the protein MNSEYKPDLGKFKLTAGKFYGDPVRDKGLQTSENSKFYAISSRFKPFSNKGKTLVIQYTVKHEQKIDCGGGYVKIFSSNLDQKNLSGDSNYYIMFGPDICGSETKKVHVILNYKNKPHPIKKPIRCKVDGYTHLYTLIIRPDQTYKVKIDNEMVASGNLEDDLDFLPPRKINDPRVKKPSDWDDRVQIDDPNDVKPEDWDEPEYITDTSARKPEDWDDSVNGEWHRPMVKNPLYRGEWKPRQIDNPNYRGVWPHPQIDNPNYSPDFSIYSYENISIIGLDIWQVRAGTIFDNFLITDDEEYAEDFGDETWGETKGPEKEMNVKQTEEEQQRERATEEKYFEERFKEKVERKKGFRRERSARNAIKKEDL